One genomic segment of Ignisphaera sp. includes these proteins:
- the pstC gene encoding phosphate ABC transporter permease subunit PstC: protein MSRSKHDRLFLISFLPTAFIISSILVLFLIIFSSNSLDSIKMFGVKLFTESIWDPEKEVYGVLAPIIGTFTASFIAVFISLFFSLPLSILITEFLRGRIRDIFSSVVELMGGIPTIVYAVWSLNYLAPFLRSYIMEPLHMYLGFIPFFSCRPVTGFSIFTAGIAIGISIVPYMTSIIVESYRLIPSIYREACLGIGATRYETTKILLSLAKPAILASAILGFARAAGETTIAVVTIGNSMNLSPCIFAPGYTVSALIASNYENAGLYIYAESVLHASALVILFATLILSFAGLMILDRWRVKIVV, encoded by the coding sequence ATGTCTAGATCGAAACATGATAGGCTTTTTTTGATTTCCTTTCTACCTACAGCTTTCATAATCTCGAGCATTCTTGTGCTCTTTCTCATAATATTCTCCTCCAATTCTCTAGACTCTATCAAGATGTTTGGAGTAAAACTATTTACGGAAAGTATATGGGATCCAGAGAAAGAGGTGTATGGGGTTCTGGCACCTATTATCGGTACATTTACAGCTTCTTTTATCGCTGTCTTTATCTCTCTATTCTTTTCATTACCTCTATCGATACTCATCACCGAGTTCTTGAGGGGTAGAATTAGGGATATATTTTCATCAGTTGTAGAGCTTATGGGCGGTATACCGACGATCGTATATGCTGTCTGGTCTCTAAACTATTTAGCGCCCTTCCTTCGGAGTTACATCATGGAGCCTCTACATATGTATCTAGGATTTATACCTTTCTTCTCCTGTAGACCTGTAACAGGTTTCTCTATATTTACTGCTGGAATAGCTATAGGTATATCTATTGTGCCCTACATGACATCGATTATAGTAGAATCCTATAGATTGATTCCATCGATATACAGAGAAGCTTGTCTAGGTATAGGGGCTACTAGATACGAAACAACAAAGATACTTCTATCTCTAGCCAAGCCAGCGATACTTGCATCAGCTATACTTGGTTTCGCTAGAGCTGCTGGAGAAACAACTATAGCTGTAGTGACTATAGGGAACTCGATGAATCTAAGCCCATGTATTTTTGCACCTGGGTACACAGTATCTGCATTAATAGCCTCTAACTACGAAAACGCAGGTCTGTATATATACGCTGAATCAGTTCTACATGCATCTGCACTAGTGATACTTTTTGCAACACTTATCCTTAGTTTCGCTGGATTGATGATTCTAGATAGATGGAGGGTGAAAATCGTTGTCTAG
- a CDS encoding PhoU domain-containing protein: MLLIDELERLRSILLHMAEHTHKVMIKTSELFNESNTSVRESLWREIDEISSILDRIRREFVNEVLVFIARRQPLGKELLIAHTLISIAYDVYRISRYCREIARIDIMLTPESIASIKGASEMFRYAIKAVENALKDLVELKPVNERAILEIDNNVDTQYRALLKEVISREYVDRSTSLKVLIMRHIERIVDHANYIEDHLKLLT; encoded by the coding sequence ATGCTCTTGATAGATGAGCTCGAGAGACTTAGATCTATACTACTCCATATGGCTGAACATACACACAAGGTAATGATCAAGACCTCTGAACTCTTTAACGAAAGCAATACCTCTGTTAGAGAAAGTCTATGGAGAGAGATAGACGAGATCTCATCTATACTCGATAGGATAAGGAGAGAATTCGTAAATGAGGTTCTGGTATTCATAGCCAGAAGACAGCCTTTAGGTAAAGAGCTCCTCATTGCTCATACATTGATAAGTATAGCATACGATGTCTATAGAATATCTAGATACTGTAGAGAGATAGCAAGAATAGACATAATGCTGACACCAGAAAGTATAGCAAGTATCAAGGGAGCTTCAGAAATGTTCAGATATGCAATTAAAGCAGTTGAAAATGCATTAAAAGATCTTGTAGAGCTTAAACCAGTAAACGAAAGAGCAATTCTGGAGATAGACAATAATGTAGATACACAATATAGAGCACTATTAAAAGAGGTTATATCGAGAGAATATGTAGATCGATCAACATCACTAAAAGTACTCATAATGAGGCATATAGAGAGAATAGTAGATCATGCAAACTACATAGAAGACCACCTAAAACTACTAACATAA
- a CDS encoding phosphate ABC transporter ATP-binding protein: protein MRYAIEIKNLNLYISDRHILKNVSMDIEPNTIHVIMGPSGSGKTTLLRVINRLIDLTPNIKVSGEVYVLGRNVFEIDPYTLRRDIGMVFQVPNPFPHMSIYWNIAIAARLNGVARNKRDLDEVVRWALEKAMLWDEVKDRLNKYPNELSGGQRQRLCLARALAMKPKILLLDEPTANIDPVNARKLEEAIVSLKNDVTIVMVTHSPHQAARVADSVTLIYDGAVVEQGAASRIFLHPSNEFTAKFLRGEI, encoded by the coding sequence ATGAGGTATGCTATAGAGATCAAGAATCTGAACCTCTATATAAGTGATAGACATATCCTTAAGAACGTGTCTATGGATATAGAGCCCAACACAATTCATGTAATTATGGGTCCCTCTGGTTCAGGTAAAACAACTTTATTGAGGGTTATAAACAGACTCATAGACTTGACACCGAATATTAAAGTTTCTGGAGAGGTATATGTATTGGGTAGAAATGTATTTGAGATAGATCCATATACTCTAAGGAGAGATATAGGTATGGTTTTCCAGGTACCTAACCCGTTTCCCCATATGTCTATATACTGGAATATAGCGATAGCTGCTAGACTCAATGGTGTTGCTAGAAACAAGAGAGATCTAGATGAAGTAGTTAGATGGGCTTTAGAAAAAGCTATGCTTTGGGACGAGGTTAAGGATAGACTGAATAAGTATCCAAACGAGCTTAGTGGAGGTCAGAGACAGAGACTGTGTCTTGCTAGAGCGTTAGCCATGAAGCCAAAGATACTTCTACTAGATGAACCAACAGCAAATATAGATCCTGTTAATGCTAGAAAACTTGAGGAGGCTATAGTGTCGCTTAAAAACGATGTAACGATAGTTATGGTGACTCATTCACCACATCAAGCAGCTAGAGTTGCTGATAGTGTTACACTTATATATGATGGAGCTGTAGTTGAACAAGGGGCTGCTTCAAGAATATTTCTCCATCCATCGAATGAGTTCACAGCTAAGTTCCTTAGAGGTGAGATATAG
- a CDS encoding PstA family ABC transporter permease, which translates to MSRWRDVRDKLFILLVILMSAIALLPLLHMIITIAINGIQTIARAGIRFFTDIPPPPISRDIGGIAPSLVGSFITTLTSLPITIALALSAAILSTEFPSNPLSRLTDILSRSFASIPTIVVSMFVYALVVVPMNRFSALAGAVALSLISLPYAYTSFSSALRSVPQTYREASYSIGMNRWQTVIKVFIPIARKAIVVSILITFARAMGETATLLFTVGRYRVGVNIDIRAPTDTIPLLIFDFITTPFKVYHEIAWGAALVLLFIYIAIFITVKTIVKEVKL; encoded by the coding sequence TTGTCTAGATGGAGAGATGTGAGAGATAAGCTCTTTATATTATTAGTGATCTTGATGTCTGCTATAGCTCTACTGCCATTACTACACATGATTATAACTATAGCAATAAACGGTATACAGACTATAGCTAGAGCAGGTATTAGATTCTTTACAGATATACCTCCACCACCCATATCGAGAGATATAGGCGGTATAGCTCCATCACTTGTAGGCTCCTTCATAACTACACTAACATCTCTACCTATAACCATAGCCTTAGCATTATCGGCGGCAATACTTTCTACAGAATTTCCCTCTAACCCTCTATCCAGACTTACAGATATTCTCTCTAGATCTTTTGCAAGTATACCCACTATAGTTGTATCAATGTTTGTCTATGCACTAGTTGTTGTTCCGATGAATAGGTTCTCTGCTCTAGCGGGAGCAGTAGCTTTATCCCTGATATCTCTCCCATATGCATATACATCATTTTCATCTGCATTAAGATCTGTTCCACAGACCTATAGAGAAGCCTCTTACTCTATAGGTATGAACAGGTGGCAAACAGTAATCAAGGTGTTTATACCAATAGCTAGAAAAGCTATTGTTGTAAGCATATTGATAACGTTTGCAAGAGCTATGGGGGAGACAGCAACTCTACTCTTTACTGTTGGAAGATATAGAGTTGGTGTAAACATAGATATTAGAGCTCCTACAGATACTATACCTCTACTTATATTCGATTTCATAACAACTCCATTCAAAGTTTATCACGAGATAGCTTGGGGAGCAGCACTAGTACTTCTATTCATCTATATAGCTATATTTATCACAGTTAAAACAATCGTTAAAGAGGTGAAGTTATGA